One Leptodactylus fuscus isolate aLepFus1 chromosome 11, aLepFus1.hap2, whole genome shotgun sequence genomic window, atactgtgtagggctactgtggggagcatatcatactgtgcagggctactgtggggagcatattatactgtgcagggctactgtagggtccatattatactgtgtagggctactgtggggagcatattatactgtgtagggctactgtggggagcatatcatactgtgcagggctactgtggggagcatattatgctgtgcagggctactgtggggagcatattatactggggggcctctgcagagcatattatattgtgtgtggccactgtggagctttatacttGGGGGCAGTGTGGGGagactattatactgtgtgtggccactgtggggagcatatcatactgtgcatggctactgtggggagcatatcacAGTGTGCAGGGCTACTGCGGGGAGCATATCACAGTGTGCAGGGCTACTGCGGGGAGCATATTACATTGTGCAGGGCTACTGcggggagcatattacactgtgcagggctactgcggggagcatattataccgtgcAGGGCTACTGCGGAGAACATATCACACTGTGCAGGGCTACTGcggggagcatattacactgtgcagggctactgcggggagcatattacactgtgcagggctactgcggggagcatattacactgtgcagggctactgcggggagcatattacactgtgcagggctactgcggggagcatattacactgtgcagggctactgcggggagcatattacactgtgcagggctactgcggggagcatattataccgtgcAGGGCtattgtggggagcatattataccgtgcagggctactctggggagcatattacactgtgcagggctactgtggggagcatattacactgtgcagggctactgtggggagcatattacactgtgcagggctactgtagggtccatattatactgtgcagggctactgtggggagcatattatactggggggcctctgcagagcatattatattgtgtgtggcccATGTGGAGCTTTATACTTGGGGGCAGTGTGGGAagactattatactgtgtagggctactgtggggagcatattatactgtgtagggctacTGTAGggtccatattatactgtgcagggctactgtggggagcatattatactgtgtagggctactgtggggagcatatcatactgtgcagggctactgtggggagcatatcatactgtgcagggctactgtggggagcatattatactgtgcagggctactgtggggagcatattatactgtgcagggctactgtagggtccatattatactgtgtagggctactgtggggagcatattatactgtgtagggctactgtggggagcatatcatactgtgcagggctactgtggggagcatattatactgtgcagggctactgtagggtccatattatactgtgtagggctactgtggggagcatattatactgtgtagggctactgtggggagcatatcatactgtgcagggctactgtggggagcatattatgctgtgcagggctactgtggggagcatattatactggggggcctctgcagagcatattatattgtgtgtggccactgtggagctttatacttGGGGGCAGTGTGGGGagactattatactgtgtgtggccactgtggggagcatatcatactgtgcatggctactgtggggagcatattacactgtgcagggctactgtggggagcatatcatactgtgcagggctactgtggggagcatattacactgtgcagggctactgtggggagcatatcatactgtgcagggctactgtggggagcatatcatactgtgcagggctactgtggggagcatatcatactgtgcagggctactgtggggagcatattatactggggggcctctgcagagcatattatattgtgtgtggcccCTGTGGAGCTTTATACTTGGTAGCAGTGTAGGGGAGACTATTATACTGTGAGATTTATTCTTCTGCCAAGATCAAAGATTTTTCCAGGTTTAGGCCATTTTTTCTTCAAACATTCGGTGAGAACAGAATGGCCTGGGATCATTTTGTCTCTGGTAACATATTTTAGATTCATCCTTGGGATCCTAATCAGACACCACAATATCCTTGatggaatattttattttttcagaaaaaTTTTTTCTTCTGGATCTTAAGAATCTTTGTCCGGAGAATATATTCCCCTTCTGATAAAGAGTAATGTTCGTGATCGGTACCCGCACCGATTGCGGACATTAACCCTTCATGGCGGTGTGGGAGCGTGCCATTTTGCTGGGGATCactggcacctggagcaagctccaggactggtgccccattgtcatgacagctgggagtcttgtgaaggctcccaggcctgtctgtactttatttctattgcaggctgctctgtGTAGCCTGCATTAGAAAtaccagtattttgcaatgcatttaaattcggtatccctggaattgtaccgaaacatagaatacaggtgacatgtcattttgtctgcacagtgaaTAATGTAAAAAGCGAAGCTCGTaacaaagtcgcacaaatgcactttttcttcaaatctaccccattcagAATATTTTTCCAGCGAAGAATTTGTCccccaaacattaagacctcatatggctctgagagcggagaaataaaaaagttatggggtttgaaagaggggggggtcaaaaacaaaaaaatgaaaatcaaaaaatgtgtgcagcaggaaggggttaaactgtacTACAAAGTCATTAGGTGTCTGCCACTTGCGAGTCTTCCTTTTCTAGGTCTCCGCACATATTACATATAATAGAAGGGTTCGGTCCAGGATTATTTGATTATCATTTCTTTTCACATATCCTTGGACTTTCCCTTCTTCTTGCCGCTCCCCTGACATCtagtggagaagagagagagtgcAATCCCTTAGGACTAGAACGCGCCTATTACCTAGAGATCACCATCACACTACAATTGTTGAAACCAATTAATTCCAGAATACAATGGCGAATCTATTCTTAAAGCAAACTCTTCCTCTTACATAAGCTTCTTTATGGATTTGGGGGTGAATTTTGCCCcccgaatccagagcagattcatCCCGGAATCTGCttgccattgttttcaatgggaggcagagatcgcagcaggacgcagaaaaaagaagcgtcctgtggATTCTGTGGCCGATTCATCTGCGGTGtccgtggcttgagactccctgatgattaggcccattcatctgagcctaagtggaattccttttcattttctgtgatgtgaacatacccttactgggGGATTTTCGGATAGTAGGATATTTCCTGCGAGATTTTATGGCCTCCCAGTGCTCTGGTGTAAAATGTGCCATTGTCTCTTCcggctgacaacctaatggacgtGCCAAACTGCAGAGGAGAGAGGGTTGGCCGGATACCTTATGTCCATGTTTCTGTAACCCTCTCGCTGTTTGAGTCCAGGCAACCATAActaacttttagaaacatggagacaaaaaaaaacccacccttGTATTTAATGTACCTAGCCCAGCTTCTGTAAGTAGGTTATCCTTGTTTTAAGGGGTTCAACCTATTTCCCCCCAAAAGTTGAAACTACAGGCTAAGGAGTCTAGCAAATAAAGTCTaatggttaggattcctggttctcacgcAGGTGGCCTGGGTTCAATTCCTAGTATGGGAAGTTTCAATTTTCTgatcagcacggtggctcagtggttagccttgcagcgctggagtcctgggtttgaatcctgtcaaGGATGATATCTGTaaggtgtttgcatgggtttcctcccacactgtaaagacacactgataggtaaatgtaggttgtgagccctatatgggactatGTCTGTAAaaacactgcggaatatgttggccctATACAAGTAAGCTTAATAACAAGACAAACTATGAGAAGACAGGAACCAGGTAagtcaacattttaaccctttctctataggtcagcctccattTCTTCCATTTCTTTACATTTCCAGAATACaaattttcttcccaatttagtctagCATTATTATCCCTCCCAAATTtaaccccaaggatcttaatataggagggaGCCTTGGCAAACTGTGCAGATCATAAAGAGAATTTGTATGACTTGTCCAAAGAGCTTGAACAGAGACCCGGAGGTCTCTAACCTAGAGGACAGAATTTGTGCCAGAATTTTCTTGCagtctttaacccttaagtactatcatggtttctatcataatgataggTCTATAGTAGtgctgtatgatagacaccatgataggacttaagggttaatataTAAACAGAGTCCATGTCTATCTGCAGCATTTGTGAGCCTTTAGTTGCTCCATTTTGCTTACCAGTGCTGGGATCTCCTGCGCCCCTTGCAACTGTGGTGTCAGCGGCGTCTATTGCACCTGGGTTTTACATGGTGTCACAGGTTTCCCCTTTGCAGATTTCGTAGTTTCTCTAGATTTATGACAACTGTCTTTGCTGGAGCTGGATCACACGTTCCCAGGTTTGGGTTAGAGACAGACTAAGAAGAACCTTCAGATTTTCCTACAGGTTTAACTTGTGTTGCATCCACAGACTTTGCAACATTTCTGCTGTTCCCATCAGTGGCCTGAGATCTTGTGCAGCTGGGTAACGCCATGCTGGATACAACCTCATGTAGTTGTAGGTTCTCCTGATATGTCTTCCTCTCCGCTTGTGTCTGTGTGCTGGAGGTGTTACTTACACACCTGCTGAATGTGATGGGTTCTGCTTCAACTCTTGCGCACCGTGACGGcctggttttggacttttcagactTTCAACTGAAGATTccacctaaggctgaagccccatgttgcggagacgcagctttttttgttcagattttgctgcggttttttgagccaaagtctggagAGGATcgaaatggaatggaaaatataaaggaagctcttagatgtttcccttctgttaaatctatTCCAGACTTTGGCGTTGCCTTAGCCTAAGAGTCACCTTGTTGTCCAGAATGCTGCATTCCTTGCCTTGCTGAACGTCTTATAACACATCTCATCGATGCTCCGGCTGCTGGCATTTCTTTCTTTACAGCACATGCTTCCACATCTTCACCATCTTCCTTGCACTGGTACTGCTCACATTTTGCAGATTCTTTTCATCAAGGACCACTTTTTGGGTTAACATCCATGTTTAAAGGAGTTTGGAAGGGATCTCCTAGTGAAGGCCTGGAAGCCTGGGCCTTAGTTGGGAAGCTTTCCCATCCAGGGTGGCCCCTGCCGTGAGCGATTCCCAGACATGAGAACTACCAAAACACATCATCATAGCTAGGAGACAGTgttataataagaaaaaaaaacaacgttacttatctctccctggctccagtgcactcccAGCAGATCATGTTGGCCATTTTCAATGTAGTACAGCAGGACGCTGGACgtcacgtgagcaggggcttgcgACGCAAcgtataaggacgcaagccccggcCCATATAACATCTGAgacgagaggtaagtaactgttttatTTTATGGTCTGCATTGTGACTATTTTTATACCAGACAGTTATTTTGTCATTATTCCGGAACCGAGTACCAGCGCATTACGGCTCATTTTAACAACTGGCAACTACCTACATTattcacacactgtatacactatatacccacaTCACATACATTACTCCACCCCCGAcatttacaatatacagtgcactcCATACTGTTTGCACACACTGCATACACTACAAATATATGAATTTTacaccatagaccaggggtagggaaccttcgactctccagctgctgggaaactacaactcccagcatgctccattcacttccatgggagttccaagaacagcagagccagtatgcatgctgggagttgtagtcttgcaacagctggagagccgtacgttccttacACCTGCCATATACATTATTCACACACTACCTGTGTTTCTCTAggccgtttccgtaggtataattgccatgctgcAATTTCGAAAACTGCTGCGttattggaaattgcagcatctcCACTATGCATATTTCTGTGGATGGTTTCGTGAGCCACTTTGCAAGGACACACCCGGCATAAagtattttttatactgatgacctctgcACAGGACAAGTCCTTAGTATCTGATTGTGGCTCCAACCCCTGGACCTTTTCTTGATCATCTGATCTAGCAGCATCGCAATGCGTGAAGCTACAGCATAGGAAGGCGCCATAAGCAGATATGTTTCTATCCGAGTAAAAGACGCGGAGCTACAACATCCCCCTGCACCATTGCTAGGGCTGTGGATGGGGCTGCAGTTGTGCACCTATTGGTTGGCTAAGAGCAGACCCCTTCGGGGTTCACCTTATTTTTGGAGCAACcaggtatatacaatatacatacactgCATATACTATACAAACACCACATACACTATGCACACAGTACATACACACTACATTTGCAATAGAGACAGCACATCTATAAtagtaatacacacacatataataacacacacatacagcaaTTCTGATATTGATCACAAGGTCAAAACCAAAGGGAACCAAAACTTGTAGCGACACGCGGAACTGTAACCTGCCAACCACAACATGGCGCCTCGCTCACTACTCACGCGTGTGATTGGCCCGCCGGACGTCTGTCGTCACTAGACGCCGTCTCAGCAGTTTGACGTCATTGACAGCGACCGCCGGCGATTTGCTGTAGTATCTGGAAGTGGAGGCGCTCCGGGGACATGGCGTCTTCAATCTGGAAAGGGCTGGTCGGGGTCGGGCTCTTTGCCTTGGCACACGCTGCTTTTTCTGCGGCTCAGCGTAAGTCACGGACCCGGAGTGTGAGGGAGAATGGCGGATGGACGGGCAGAATAAGCGGCTGCTGTGGGACAGGCCTTGTGGAGGCCGTGGGGGGAGGGGAGGCCAGCTGTTGTCACTGGAGGGCGCCTGTCTGCTGTAGAGGAGGGGGCTGTGTACtagcaatgtatatatatatatatatatatatactcaccgcaaCATACAGGCCAGGCTGGCAGGTGACATGTGACCTTTGGCCCTTGAAGCCTAAACAAtgcacctgtgatgtcatcatggctGCCAGATCTTGTATTGTGCAGGACTCCCTCATGTCCATGGCTGTCATTAGTAAGGAAAGTTCTGCCACTTAGTAATttactttcttaaagggatttttcttaTCGATGATCCCCCATACATCTAATAAGGATCGGCCATCCCTTTAAGTAGTAGTCACACTGCAGCGCCATCCCCTGTATAGTGCTGGTTGCAGACAAGTGCAGCCCCTGTTACTAGAATAGGATTGGGCTGCGCACCCTCTGTCCACTGCAGCATCTCCGGACACCTGACCTGTGCGTTTCCAGTCCCAAAACTCCACTTGGACTGAGAACccgcctttaggctaagacccccgtGCTGtgcaaaagctgcttttttttgggttgcagattttactgaggCTTTTTGAACCAATCCCAGGAATTGCTacgaaagtaatgggaaatatataggagactTTTATACTTCGACCCAATAAactcctgcaaaatctgcaacaaaagaaggttTTTTTTCACAACGGGgtgttagccttaaagggattgtcctggctCAGTTATTTTAATGCAACCAGCAGGGATTCTCATAAAATACATatgccagtggttagcactgtagccttgcagcgctggagtcctgggtttgaatcccaccaggaacaacatctgctgtGACCAGATAAAATTTAGGGGTAGTTTTCATGGGTGAAACTATTGCGGATGTATCCTATAGATagatcactaatatcagatccatgaggggggggggggggggtcctgccaCCCCTATAACGTGATAGACAGAACAGAGCAGGTAACAGTCCCTGCGCTCAGGCCCTATTCAATTgacctgcagtacctgatctggccactacatagagaacagcgctgtctgcttcctgctctattctctttggCTGAGAAGagatgatctaatattgataatctatcaATAAGGCACTGCTATTGTTAGCCAAGCAAACCCCCTTAACGCACAGGGCGCTGACTTAATGTATGATGGACGGTCATGAGGTCGCAGTGATGTCTTGTGTACTAATATACATGAGACTGTTAAATAAGGCGCCTCCAATGCCTAATATAGCGCCACTGCGGGGGAACTACAAGTGAGCCTTGTTCCCCTGTGCTGTACGGAGGCCTCAGTGCACAAGAAGACGCCGCCATCTTAGTGTCAGGAATGTAACGTTGTCATATCTAGATCTATAAACAAGAAAATATCTCTGGGCAGGAATAATTTCTGAATTCTACTTTTGTCTGTAGATCGTTCGTACATGAGATTGACTGAAAAGGAAGATGAAACGTTACCGATAGATGTAAGTGACGCCTGGATCTATTCCCAGGGCTTCTGTCATTTCACTTTGTGCAGTGTGTAAGATTCAGCAGAATTGTTGTATTCCTCTGCCTATAAGATGGCTGGTGTACACAATAATACGGTATACATTCTATTCTGCACCATTTGTTATTCCTCGTTTGCTCTGGTTGTAACTTTCCAATCTTCTTCCATTTCAGATAGTCCTACAGACCTTACTGGCGTTTGTAGTCGCTTGCTACGGCATCGTACACATTGCTGGAGAGTTCAAAGACATGGACGCCACTTCAGAGCTGAAGAATAAGTAAGGCCGATTTGTGACAGAAGCGACAGCTAAAGGTTTCCATACACTCtagatcagggatagggaaccttcggctctccagctgctgtgaaactacaactcccagcatgctccattcacttccatgggagttcctggaacaacagagccagtatgcatgctgggagttgtagttttgcaacagctggagagccgtacgttccctacccctactCTAGATGAATGTCTTCTCCTCTTGCTGTTTTCAGCTGAACTAGAAGAACATCTAATTTGTATGGAGGTATCCCAAATTTCCCCTCAATGGCAGCAGCTTGAAAGATCGGGCATGTTGTATTACAATATGCCCAATCTTTCTattcctaaagaggacctttcatggtccggggcacaggcagttctatatactgctgaattcagcgctctgtcggctttcccaatcggtgccccgggtaaagagctatcggtcccattaccgtagctctttacagtcagaagggtgttagtGACAGTCTATCAGGTACGTCTTGCTCCacggcagcgcctatcgcaccatacagtgtgagcggggaggaacgccccctccctctgctcgtccatagaggagtattatcaggaggggagggggcgttctttcccgctcacactgtacattgctataggcgctgctgtggagaaggacggacctgactgactgtcagtaacactcttctgacgatgaagagctacagtaccggcaccgctagcttttcacccggggcacagatcgggaaagccaaccgtgtgctgaattcagcagtatatagaactgcctgtgccccggaccatgaaaagtcctctttaaggggggTAAAGTTACTTCCCTAGTTGTAAGTGCTGGTGTCAGGCTTGTTGCCTACAGACCTTTTCTTCCCTTACCTTTAAATACGTTTTCTGACATCATAAAGACCTATCAGACCCCCTGCATGTGCTATACATAGTAGCAGTG contains:
- the MMGT1 gene encoding ER membrane protein complex subunit 5 codes for the protein MASSIWKGLVGVGLFALAHAAFSAAQHRSYMRLTEKEDETLPIDIVLQTLLAFVVACYGIVHIAGEFKDMDATSELKNKTFDTLRNHPSFYIFNHRGRVMFQPPETEESHSNRPGLLSNPSLKLRKLEAMQR